From the Streptomyces pluripotens genome, one window contains:
- a CDS encoding PPC domain-containing DNA-binding protein: MRAHELTVGRTFGVTFDHGEDFFEALSTFCRDNGVRQGYIPSFIGAFAEAEIVGACEKLADPDAPVWAKTYVTNVEAFGAGTLAHDPATGEILPHIHVSAGLKAQSADGRTSHLLSAKVQFLSELLIVEVTSPTMTRPRNPDLYDVPLLTFG, encoded by the coding sequence ATGCGTGCTCACGAGCTGACCGTCGGCCGTACCTTCGGCGTCACCTTCGACCACGGGGAGGACTTCTTCGAGGCTCTGTCCACCTTCTGCCGGGACAACGGCGTACGGCAGGGCTACATCCCCTCGTTCATCGGTGCCTTCGCGGAGGCCGAGATCGTGGGTGCCTGCGAGAAGCTCGCCGACCCGGACGCACCGGTCTGGGCGAAGACGTACGTCACCAACGTCGAGGCGTTCGGCGCCGGCACCCTCGCCCATGACCCCGCCACTGGCGAGATACTCCCGCACATCCACGTCTCTGCTGGCCTGAAGGCCCAGTCGGCCGACGGCAGGACGAGCCACCTCCTCAGCGCCAAGGTCCAGTTCCTCAGTGAGCTGCTGATCGTGGAGGTCACGTCGCCCACCATGACCCGGCCTCGCAACCCCGACCTCTACGACGTTCCGCTGCTCACGTTCGGCTGA
- a CDS encoding restriction endonuclease, whose product MSGRRPARRPARRRPARRSKKQDDQLALLGAGVLALGLVITLVHWLLVHWWILLIAAVVAAVAGGLWLQQERQRAEWEQVRARALRMRIAELDALDHRAFEFAVRDLMRRDGCQAEQLGGAGDNACDVRAVDPLGRVWAIQCKHRRDGDGGSAVGVGVLQQVNGTARQIHGADVAVVLTNGRFSSKAIPWGAEHRIHLVDRRLLGEWAAGSRPLWDLLDRIPPPRRPTALS is encoded by the coding sequence ATGAGCGGCCGACGTCCGGCGCGGCGTCCGGCACGGCGCCGGCCGGCCCGCCGTTCCAAGAAGCAGGACGACCAGCTGGCCCTGTTGGGAGCTGGGGTCCTGGCGCTCGGGTTGGTGATCACCCTCGTGCACTGGCTGCTGGTGCACTGGTGGATTCTCCTCATCGCTGCCGTGGTCGCCGCCGTGGCCGGTGGCCTCTGGCTGCAGCAGGAACGGCAGCGGGCCGAGTGGGAACAGGTGCGTGCTCGCGCCCTGCGGATGCGGATCGCCGAGCTGGATGCCCTGGACCACCGCGCGTTCGAGTTCGCCGTACGGGACCTGATGCGACGGGACGGCTGCCAGGCGGAGCAGCTCGGCGGTGCCGGCGACAACGCCTGCGACGTTCGCGCCGTCGATCCCCTGGGGCGTGTCTGGGCCATCCAGTGCAAGCACCGCCGGGACGGAGATGGCGGCTCCGCCGTCGGCGTCGGTGTTCTGCAGCAGGTCAACGGCACCGCACGGCAGATCCACGGAGCGGACGTCGCGGTCGTGCTCACCAACGGCCGTTTCTCCTCCAAGGCCATCCCCTGGGGCGCGGAACATCGGATACACCTCGTGGACCGCCGTCTGCTGGGCGAATGGGCGGCTGGCTCGCGCCCTCTGTGGGACCTGCTGGACCGCATCCCCCCGCCGCGCCGTCCCACCGCCCTGTCCTGA
- a CDS encoding toxin glutamine deamidase domain-containing protein produces the protein MAVGNLRFGPGGGGVTLGYGSIPYKTPITPRLTELVNPQGGETNCRACAVAVDRLLAEGAPSSAPGALDAGSTKPIEALYGGRKFTASTLSGIVNEIKNAGDGARGIVMGQKGRRAHVFNVVNIKGDVVFLDGQSGHADISPWRNFSLLRTD, from the coding sequence GTGGCGGTCGGGAACCTGAGATTCGGCCCCGGTGGCGGAGGTGTCACGCTCGGATACGGCAGTATCCCGTACAAGACCCCCATCACCCCTCGACTCACGGAACTTGTCAACCCTCAGGGTGGCGAGACGAACTGCCGTGCCTGCGCAGTGGCAGTGGATCGTCTGCTGGCTGAAGGAGCCCCGTCTTCGGCTCCTGGCGCCCTCGATGCCGGCTCCACCAAGCCGATCGAGGCTTTGTACGGTGGAAGGAAGTTCACAGCGTCGACGCTCTCGGGTATCGTCAATGAGATCAAAAATGCGGGGGATGGGGCAAGGGGTATCGTGATGGGCCAGAAGGGAAGACGGGCACATGTCTTCAACGTCGTGAACATCAAGGGGGACGTTGTTTTCCTGGATGGGCAGTCAGGGCACGCTGATATTTCGCCGTGGCGGAACTTCTCCCTCCTTAGGACGGACTGA
- a CDS encoding ISAs1 family transposase, with protein MCRQSATVCLIKSPTRQHRLIGPLALRLRTLADPRHRRGKRHSFVSVLLVACSAVLTGARSFAAIGQWAASAPQDTLARLGARATTVLNVRIAPSAATIRRVLNAACPGGLADLLGSDPAGADTLAVDGKSARGSRHGEIPAAHLLAAITGAGLTVTQLRVPGKTNEITCFDALLAPYDLTGVTVSADALHCQRDHARFLVEEKKAHYAFTVKRNQKNLHRQLATLPWEKASAKFYDRTDAHGRLETRVVQALTITDLGVDFPHAVQVAKIVRHRTQRKTGKRSRETVYVITDLASREASPERIAKIVRSQWIIENRLHFVRDTAFAEDASTVRTGHGPDNMATLRSFAINTLRASGHANIAAGLREMSYDGFRRPLDLLGLA; from the coding sequence ATGTGCCGTCAGTCTGCCACCGTCTGTCTGATCAAGTCGCCCACCCGTCAGCACCGGTTGATCGGACCGCTGGCCCTGCGGCTGCGGACCTTGGCCGACCCCCGGCATCGGCGCGGGAAGCGTCACTCGTTCGTGAGCGTGCTGCTGGTGGCCTGCTCGGCGGTGCTGACCGGAGCCCGTTCCTTCGCCGCGATCGGCCAGTGGGCAGCGAGCGCCCCGCAGGACACGCTCGCCCGGCTCGGCGCCCGCGCCACGACGGTCTTGAACGTGCGCATCGCGCCGAGTGCGGCGACCATCCGCCGCGTCCTGAACGCCGCCTGCCCCGGCGGGCTCGCCGACCTGCTCGGATCCGATCCGGCCGGGGCGGACACCCTCGCGGTGGACGGCAAGAGCGCCCGCGGCTCGCGCCACGGCGAGATCCCGGCCGCCCATCTGCTGGCCGCGATCACCGGCGCCGGCCTGACCGTCACCCAACTGCGGGTCCCCGGCAAGACGAACGAAATCACCTGCTTTGACGCCTTGCTGGCGCCCTACGACCTGACCGGCGTCACGGTCTCCGCGGATGCCCTGCACTGCCAGCGCGATCACGCCCGGTTCCTCGTCGAGGAGAAGAAGGCGCACTACGCCTTCACCGTGAAGCGCAACCAGAAGAACCTGCACCGCCAACTCGCCACCCTGCCCTGGGAGAAGGCGAGTGCGAAGTTCTACGACCGCACCGATGCCCACGGACGCCTGGAGACCCGCGTCGTGCAGGCCCTGACCATCACCGACCTCGGCGTCGACTTCCCCCACGCGGTCCAGGTCGCGAAGATCGTCCGGCACCGCACTCAGCGCAAGACCGGCAAACGCAGCCGCGAGACGGTCTACGTCATCACGGACCTGGCCAGCCGCGAAGCCTCCCCCGAGCGCATCGCGAAGATCGTCCGTTCGCAGTGGATCATCGAGAACCGTCTCCACTTCGTCCGAGACACCGCCTTCGCCGAGGACGCCTCCACGGTCCGAACCGGACACGGCCCGGACAACATGGCCACCCTCCGCAGCTTCGCGATCAACACACTGCGAGCCTCCGGCCACGCGAACATCGCGGCCGGACTCCGCGAGATGTCCTACGACGGCTTCCGCCGACCACTGGACCTCCTCGGCCTTGCCTGA
- a CDS encoding PaeR7I family type II restriction endonuclease, with protein MSDLTPVETWRAAVLGYWEGLDLQAAKQGQATGVKDTGNRAAVTGGKQMDAMQEVVAKLWRDDPDITLEVRTTGHNNLPAYFRPAKNWDLLVLYRGSLIAAMEFKSQRGPSFGNNFNNRTEEALGLAADSQMAVERGLFGQLKPWFGFIMLVERAPGSLSAVKVPKNMPFPADPIFEGASYIGRYKIFFERMVKEGNYDAVALLTAESGSEHFTEPSVSLSLANLEAAIRARIAYIKTLPDDVFDELTH; from the coding sequence ATGAGCGACCTGACACCTGTCGAGACCTGGCGCGCCGCTGTTCTCGGCTACTGGGAGGGCCTGGACCTACAGGCCGCGAAGCAGGGACAGGCCACCGGAGTCAAGGACACCGGCAACCGCGCAGCCGTCACCGGCGGCAAGCAGATGGACGCGATGCAGGAAGTCGTGGCGAAACTATGGCGCGACGATCCGGATATCACCCTTGAGGTGCGAACGACCGGTCACAACAACCTCCCGGCGTACTTTCGCCCGGCGAAGAACTGGGACCTCCTGGTGCTCTACCGCGGCTCCCTGATCGCGGCGATGGAGTTCAAGTCCCAGCGAGGCCCCTCGTTCGGCAACAACTTCAACAACCGGACGGAGGAAGCCCTCGGGCTCGCGGCCGACTCCCAGATGGCCGTGGAGCGCGGCCTGTTTGGCCAGTTGAAGCCCTGGTTCGGTTTCATCATGCTCGTGGAACGCGCACCGGGATCGTTGAGCGCGGTCAAGGTGCCCAAGAACATGCCGTTCCCGGCGGACCCGATCTTCGAGGGGGCGTCGTACATAGGGCGCTACAAGATCTTCTTCGAACGCATGGTCAAGGAGGGCAACTACGACGCTGTCGCTCTACTCACCGCTGAGTCAGGCAGCGAACACTTCACCGAGCCGTCGGTGAGCTTGTCGTTGGCCAATCTCGAGGCAGCCATACGTGCACGCATCGCGTACATCAAGACGCTGCCGGACGATGTGTTCGACGAATTGACGCACTAG